ATTTTCCGCCGGCAATCGGCAGGCTTTCGAGCGCCACGCCGCCGGACTGCAGTCGCACGTTCTGGCGTCCTATATCGACTATTACCGGCTGCGCCTCGATCTCGACCGCGCCTCGCCCGACCGCGTCGCCGCCTTCCTCGAACAGCACGCCGGCACGCTCGTGGCACAGCGCCTGCGTTCGGACTGGCTGCGCCAGCTCGCGAAAGCCGAACGGTGGAGCGACTATCGCGCCGAGTACGCGCTGCTGCCGCAAAGTTCGCCGACACCCGAAGCCGATCTGCGCTGTCACGCGTTGCGCGCCCGGCTCGATGCCGCCGAACAGGCCGCGCTCGCCGATGCCAAGCTGCTGTGGGCGACGATGGACGAGCCACCCTCGGCCTGCCTGCCCGTCTTTGCCGCCCTGTTCGACGCCGGCCGCCTGACGGAAGATGAAGTGTGGCTGCGCGCGCGCCGTCACATGGAGGTGCGCCGCCCCGGTCAGGCGCGCAGCACGCTTGCCTTGCTGCCGGCCGCCGCTCAGCCGCCGGCTGGCGCGCTGGACGACATCGTCGGCAATCCGACGCGCTGGCTCGATCGCCAGCCCGCCAATTTCTCGATCACCCGGCGCGGCCGCGAACTGGCGCTGATGGCCATTGCACGGCGTGCGCGCAGCGACGTGCGCGGCGCGGAACGAAGTCTGGAAGTCATCGCCGCCCGTTTCAGCGCGGAGGAGCGCGGATACGCCTTCGAACAGCTCGGCTGGCAGGGCGCGCAGCAGCACGATACGCGCGCGGTTCAGTGGTGCCGGTCGGCCGACGACGCGCTGCAGGGCGAGGACGCCCTGGCCTGGTGTGCGCGCGCCGCGCTGCGCGCGACGAACTGGAAAATGGTGCGCGACACCATCGGCCGCATGCCGCAGGCGCTGGCCGAAAAGCCCGAGTGGATCTACTGGGGCGGCCGGGCGCGCAGCGCGACCGGCCACGTCGATCAGGCACACGCCGCGTGGCGGCGCATCGCCGGCGAACCGCACTTCTACGGTCTGCTGGCGGCCGAAGAGCTCGACCAGCCGCATCGCCTGCCGCCGCAGGCCACGGCGCCCTCCGTCGATGAAATCCGTCGCGCCGAGGCGACGCCGGCGATCGCGCGCGCGCTCAAGCTGTTCGAGCTCGACCTGCGCACCGAGGCGGTACGCGAATGGAACTGGGCCATCCGCGACGCCGATGACCGCGCCCTGCTCACCGCCGCGCACGTCGCGCTGCGCCACAAGTTGTGGGACCGCGCCATCAACAGTGCCGACCGCACGACGCTGGAGCACGACTACTCGCTGCGCTACCTCGCACCGATGCGCAGCGATGTCGAACCGCACGTGCATGCCCGCTCGCTCGACCTGAGCTGGGTGTATGGGCTGATGCGGCAGGAAAGCCGCTTCATCACGCGCGCGAAATCGTCGGCTGGCGCGCAGGGCCTGATGCAGGTGATGCCGGCGACCGGCCAGTGGGTGGCGAAGAAGATCGGCCTGAATGGCTACAAGCCTTCCCAGATCGCCGACCCGGACACGAACCTGCTGCTCGGCACCAGCTATATGCGGCTGGTGCTGGACAGCCTCGACGACCATCCGGTGCTCGCCAGCGCCGGCTACAACGCCGGGCCCGGACGGGCCAAGAAGTGGCGCGCTGCCAGGCCGCTGGAAGGCGCGATCTACGCGGAAACCATCCCTTTCAACGAAACGCGCGACTATGTGAAGAAGGTGATGGCCAACGCCGTGCTGTACAGCCTGGTGTTCGGACAGCAGAACAGCCCCGCACTCAAGCAGCGCCTCGGTACGATACAGCCGGGCCCGGGCGCGCTGCCGGATGATCCGATATAAGCGTGCGCCTGCGATGGATCGCGCCGGGATCGGCCGGCACACGCCTTGATCCCGGTCACGCTTCCCCCCGCAGCGGCGCTGGTAGCATGACCGCCGTTGTCCAACCAGAGTGAGCGCGATGTCCCTTTCCACAGTTCTCCTGATCGGCGGCAGCGGTTTCATCGGCAGCCACGTTGCCCGCCTGCTTGCCGAGCGCAATATCCGCGTCATTGTGCCGACACGCCGGCGCGACCGCGCGAAGCCCCTCATCCTGCTGCCCACGGTCGATGTGGTCGAAGCCGACGTGCACGATGCCGCCTCGCTGAACCGCCTGATGCAGGGCGCCGATGCCGTGGTGAATCTGGTCGGCATCCTGCATTCGCGCAGCGGCAGCCCGTGGGGTGCGGACTTCGAACGCGCGCATGTCGCATTGCCCCGTGCCGTCGCTGCTGCAGCCAAGGCGGCTGGCGTGCCGCGCATGGTGCAGGTCAGCGCACTGGGCGCGGCCGCAGACGCGCCGTCGGAGTACCAGCGTTCGAAGGCGGCCGGTGAAGACGCCGTTCGTGCGAGCGGACTTGAATGGACGATATTCAGGCCGTCGCTGGTGTTCGGCGACGGTGAATGCTTCCTGCGCCTGTTCGCGGGGCTGCTGAAGCTGTTTCCGGTGATGCCGCTTGCCGGTGCCGACACGCGCTATCAGCCGGTGGACGTGCGCGACGTGGCGCGCTGCATCGTGCATGCGCTCGACAGCGACGACACCATCGGTCAGGTGTATCCGCTGTGCGGGCCCAGGGTCTACACGATGCGCGAACTGGTGCAGCTGACCGGCCGCACCATCGGCCGCGATCCGTGCGTCATCGGCCTGCCCGGGCCGCTGGCATCGCTGCAGGCGCTGGCGCTCGAACTGGCACCGGGCCCGACGCTGATGTCGCGCGACAACCTGCGTTCGATGAGCGTCGACAACGTGTGCGACGCCGGCTGCACGCTGCCGTTCGGCTTCACGCCGGCGCTGCTGGAAAGCGAGATCGGTCGCTGCCTGGCCGACTTCACGCCGACCGACCGCTTCGAGCGCGCGCGCTCGAAGGCACGCAGATAGCATGCGCATCTACCGCGTCGGCGGCTCGGTTCGCGACGAGCTGATGCAACTGCCGGCCGGTGACCGCGACTGGGTCGTGGTGGGCGCCACACCGGACGACATGCGCGCCGCCGGCTACATGCCGGTCGGCCGCGACTTTCCGGTCTTCCTGCATCCCGATACGCACGAGGAATACGCACTGGCGCGCACCGAGCGCAAGACCGCGCCCGGCTACCGCGGCTTCGTGTTCCACGCCGACGCGTCGGTCACGCTGGAAGAAGATCTGCAGCGGCGCGATCTGACGATCAATGCGATCGCGCGGGCCGACGATGGCACGCTGATCGATCCGTGCAACGGTCGGGCCGACATCGCGGCGCGCGTGCTGCGTCATGTCGGCCCCGCCTTTGCCGAAGACCCGGTACGCATCCTGCGGCTGGCCCGCTTCGCCGCCCGGTTCGACGGCTTCACCGTCGCGCCGGAAACGCGGGCGCTGATGCGTGGCATGGTGGACGCGGGTGAAGCGGGCGCCCTGGTTGCCGAGCGCGTGTGGCAGGAGCTGTCGCGCGGCCTGATGGAAGCACGACCGTCACGCATGATCGACGTGCTGCGCGAATGCGGTGCACTGGCTGTCGTGCTGCCCGAGGTCGATGCGCTGTTCGGCGTGCCGCAGCCGGAAAAGCACCATCCGGAGATCGATGCCGGCATCCATCTGCTGCAATGTCTGGACTGGGCCGCCGCCCACCATGCGTCACTGGCGACGCGCTGGGCGCTGCTGGCGCACGATCTGGGCAAGGGCACGACACCGCGTGCAGAGTGGCCACGACACATCGCCCACGAGGCGCGCAGCGTGAAACTGGCGCACGCGCTGGCCGAGCGCCTGCGCGTGCCGACCGACATTGCCGACATCGGCCGGCTGGTGGCGCAGGAGCACACCAACATCCACCGCGCCGCCGAACTGCGTGCCGACACGCTGGTGAAACTGCTGGAGCGGCTGGACGTGATGCGCAAACCGGAGCGGCTGACTGACATGCTGCTCGCCTGCGAAGCCGACCAGCGCAGCCGGCCCGGCTTCGATGCGGCTGGCTATCCACAGGCGGATATCGTACGCAGGGCAGCGGCCGCGTTCCGGGCGGTCGACGCCGGCGCGATCGCGCGATCAATGGCCACCAAGGGCAGGACGGGATCACCGGACAGCGGACCTGCCATCGCGCGCGAAGTGCAGGCAGCACGGGTCGCTGCCGTGGCAGCGCTGCGCGCGGCCGACTGAGCACTCAGCCGGCGGGGTTCGCGTCGTCCCACAGCGACGCGATCGCCGGTGTGGGCGCGCCCAGGCCGAAGTGGCGGTAGATCGCCGCGGTGACGATGCGCCCGCGCGGCGTGCGCTGCAGATACCCCTGCTGGATCAGATACGGCTCGATCACGTCTTCTATCGTGTCGCGCGACTCGCCGACCGCGGCGGCGAGGTTGTCCACGCCGACCGGGCCACCATCGAACTTGTCGATGATGGCGCCGAGCAGTTTGCGGTCCATCATGTCCAGACCGAGGCTGTCCACGTCGAGCATGGTCAGCGCCGCATCGGCCACGTCGCGTGAAATGGCGCCGTCGGCCTTCACCTGGGCGTAGTCGCGGCAACGTCGCAGCAGGCGATTGGCGATGCGCGGCGTGCCGCGCGAGCGGCGCGCGATTTCGACGCTGCCGGCGTCATCCATCGGGCAATCAAGCAAGCGCGCCGAGCGGCGCACGATCAGCGCCAGTTCGTCGGCGGTGTAGAACTCAAGCCGGGCGACGATGCCGAAGCGGTCGCGCAGCGGATTGGTCAGCATGCCGGCGCGCGTGGTGGCGCCGACCAGCGTGAACGGCGGCAGGTCGAGCTTGATCGAGCGCGCGGCCGGGCCTTCGCCGATCATGATGTCGATCTGGAAATCCTCCAGCGCCGGGTACAGGATTTCCTCCACCACCGGGCTCAGGCGGTGAATTTCATCGATGAACAGCACGTCGTTCGGTTCGAGGTTGCTGAGGATGGCCGCGAGGTCGCCGGCGCGTTCCAGCACCGGGCCCGAGGTCTGGCGCAGGCTCACGCCCATTTCGGCGGCGACGATGTGCGCCAGCGTGGTCTTGCCCAGACCGGGCGGGCCGAACAGCAGCACGTGATCGAGCGGTTCGCGCCGTGCGCGCGCCGCGGCGACGAAAATGTCGAGCTGTTCCCGGATTTTGACCTGACCGATGTATTCGTCGAGCCGCTTCGGACGCAGCGCGCGCTCCAGCGCGTCTTCCCTGACGTCGGCCGGCGCGGCCGACACCAGACGTTCGGCGGCTGCCTGCAGCGGATCGGTATGGATCATGGCGTCACACCTCGGCCGGATCGAACCAGCGCCACTCGCCGGGCGCCAGATCGGCCGGCAGTTCGAGCCGCCCGACGGCCACGCGATGCAGCGCCTCGACCCGGTTGCCGGCAGCGGCCACCATGCGCTTGACCTGGTGGTACTTGCCCTCGCCGATGGTGATGGCGATCCGGTGCTCGTCCAGCTGCTCGACCGCGTGCGCGGCGACCGACACGTCGGGCGCATCGTTCAGCGCCACACCGCTGCCCAGCGCCTTGAGCATCGCATCATCCACCGCATGCTTCACGGTGGCGACATAGCGCTTGAGCACACCGTGCTTGGGCGACGTGAGCTTGTGGATCAGCTGGCCGTCGTCGGTCAGCAGCAGCAGGCCGGTGGTGTCTTCGTCGAGCCGGCCTACACACTGGATCGCGCGCACCACCAACGGTGACGGCAGCAGCGAAAACACCGCCGGATGGTGCTTGGGCTTCTGCGAACATTCGTGGCCGGCCGGCTTGTGCAGCATCACGTATGACGGCTCGTGATAGCGCCAGGCTTCGCCGTCGACGGTGTAGTCAAGGTCAGCCGTGTCCACGTCGACGAAGGGGTCGTCGACCATTTCGCCGCGCACGGTGACGCGTTCGAGGCGCACCAGGGCGCGACATTCGCGGCGGGTGCCGAAACCCTGGCTCTGCAGGATGCGTTCGAGCTGCATGTCAGCGTTGTCCAACGTGTGGGTTGTATTGGCGTTCTTCGCCGAAGGTCGACATCGGGCCGTGGCCCGGAATGAAACGGATGTCGTCGCCCAGCGGAAACAGTTTTTCGCGGATCGAGCGGATCAGGTCGGCGTGGTTGCCGCGCGGGAAGTCGGTGCGGCCGATCGACCCGGCAAACAGCACGTCGCCGACCTGGGCCAGCCGGCCGACGCGATCGACGAACACCACATGACCCGGCGTGTGGCCCGGGCAGTGCACGACGTCGAGTGTCACGTTGCCGACCGTCACGGTGTCGCCGTCGGCCAGCCAGCGCGTCGGCACGAAGGGCCGGCAAGGCGGAAAGCCGAACATCTGCGACTGTACGGGAAAGCCGTCGATCCAGAACTTGTCGTCCGGGTGCGGGCCTTCGATCGGCAGGTCGAACTGCTCGGCCAGATCCAGCGTGGCGCCGGCGTGATCGAGATGACCATGCGTGATCAGTATCTTCTCCAGCGTGACGCCCTGCCGTTCGACTTCGGCCAGCACCCGTTCGAGATTGCCGCCCGGATCGACCACGGCGCCCTTCATGGTTTCGTCGCACCACAGCAGGGTGCAGTTCTGTTCGAACGGGGTGACCGGAATGATGGCGTGACGGAGCATGCGGCGAACGGAAAAAGGCAACGACCATACATTGTACGTGGTGGGTGCGCGAGGCATCCGCCACATGCGGCGTGAGATGCGACTGGCGCGCGTTGCGGGCAGCGGTTACGGTCGATGAACGTGACCTCAGCGGGGCAGCACATCGTGATCGACCTTCATTTCTGGCCAACGCCGAACGGCTACAAAGTGTTGATGTTCCTCGAAGAATCCGGCATCGAACACCGCATCGTGCCGGTGAACATCGGCGCCGGGGAGCAGTTCCGGCCGGAGTTTCTGGCCATTTCGCCGAACAACCGCATGCCGGCCATCGTCGACCATGCGCCGGCGGACGGCGGCGCGCCGCTGCCGGTGTTCGAGTCGGGCGCCATACTGCTCTATCTGGCGGAAAAGACCGGTCAGTTCATGCCGGCCGGACTGCGTCAGCGCGTCCAGACGCTGGAGTGGCTGTTCTGGCAGGTCGGCGGGCTCGGACCGATGGCCGGCCAGAACCACCATTTCGTACAGTACGCGCCCGAGCCGATCGCCTATGCGATCCGCCGCTACGTCGACGAAACTTCGCGCCTGTACGGCGTGCTGAACAAGCATCTGGCCGATCGCGACTTCATCGCCGGCGGTGAGTACGGCATCGCCGACATGGCGAGCTACCCCTGGACCGTGCCGCACAAGCGCCAGCAGATGAATCTGGATGACTTTCCGCATCTGAAGCGCTGGCATGAAAGCATCCGCGACCGTGCAGCCACCGTGCGGGCGTATCTGCGGGGCGTGCAGGTCAGCGACAAACCGGTGGTCGACGAGCTCTCCAGCAAGCTGCTGTTCGGGCAGAACGCCGACACCGTGGGCAAGGCTCAGGGCGCCTGACGCCGTAACGCTGCGCAACGTGTTCGACGCGCTGCACGATGAAGCGCGGATCGGCCTGTGCTAGGCTTTCTAGCACTGCGCCATGCGCATCTGTCCAGTCCTTCGGGAGAAAGCAATGAGTGCCGAAAAGCTGATTCACGACGCCGCCGACGAGTGCGAATGGGATCCGGATACCGTCGTCAGCATCCTTGCCGAGTTCATCGACGAATTCACCGACCCGGATGATTTCAAGGCTTTCCTTGAAGCCCGCGTGGCGGAAGAGGCGGTCGATGACTACGACGAGGACGAAGAAGAAGAAAGCGCTGGCGCTGACGACTACTGAGCCGGCCACCGTTGGTGGTGCATTCGGCAAGGTGAATCAGGCCACGAAGTCGCCGTCCAGGTAGAACCAGCGACCGTTCTCGCGCACGAAGCGGCTCGTTTCATGCAGCCGGTGCGCGCGTCCGCCCAGCTTGCTGCGGGCGACGAATTCCACCGTGCCGTGATCGGTGTCCTGCATCGCGCAGCGACGCACATCCAGCCCCAGCCACTTCAACCCGGCCTCATCGGGCATCAAGGCAGCCGGACGGGTCGTCGGGTGCCAGGTGGCGAGCAGGTAATCGGTCAGACCGAGCACGTAGGCGCTGTAGCGCGAGCGCATCAGTGCTTCGGGAGTAGCAGCCGGTTCACCGGCGTGATGCCGTGCGCAGCAGTCGGCCGCTGGACGACCGCTGCCGCACAGGCACAGGCTCATTGCGCGCGCGTCACCCGGGTGTTGCCGCTGGCGCCGACCAGGCGAACGCGCTCGCCGATCGCGAACTTCTCGTCGCCCTCCTGCACCACCGCGATCACATTGCCGGTGTCGAGCCGTATCGTGATTTCCTGCCCCTTGCGGCGGGTCGCACCTTCCTCGATGAATGCGCCGGCCACACCGCCGACCACGGCGCCGGCGATGGCGCCGGCAGTGGATCCCTGACCGCCGGCCAGGCCGCCCACCGCTGCGCCTGCAGCGGTGCCGATGTTCGACTTCGTGCCCTCGATCGTGATGGCGCGGACGCTTTCGACCGTTCCCTGGCGGACCGACATTTCGCGCCGCGCCTGTTCGCGCGAATAGGTGTCTCCCGACAGGCTGGACTGGCAACCTGCGAGAACGATGCCGGCCAGCAACAGGGCGGGCAATGCGATGCGATTCATGATGCTTCTCCGTATGCGGCCGCGACATCGCGGCCATGCTGACCTTTTACCGCGCGCCGCACGGCGCGTCAGCCGACCAATGGTGAGCGCATGTTTCGGCTCCCGATTCGCGGCCCGGCGCTCAGAATGCCAGCGCAGTGCCGAAAGCAGCGCGATGGCGCGCGGCGATGTCCTCACGCGTCGGCAGGTGATTCTGCCCGCCCCGGCTGGCGATCTTGATCGATCCCATGACCGACGCCAGACGCGCCGAAGCGACGATGTCGGCGCCGCGCGACAGGCCATACAGCAGGCCGCCGCGGTAGGCGTCGCCGCAACCGGTCGGGTCGGCCAGCGTATCGGCCGGCACGCAGGCCACTTCGGTCACCGAACCGCCGGTGTAGACGCGCGAGCCTTCTGCGCCGCGGGTCACGATCAGCGCCTCGACCCTTTCCGCGATCTGCGCTTCGGTCAGACCGGTGCGCTCGCACAGCAGGCGGGCTTCATAGTCATTGACCGTGCACCAGCGCGCAAGATCCAGGAAATTCAGCAGATCGTCGCCGCCGAACATCGGCAGGCCCTGACCCGGATCGAACACGAACGGGATGCCGGCGTCGGCAAACTGGCGCGCGTGCGAAATCATGCCGTCCCGACCATCCGGCGCAATGATGCCCAGCTTGACGCCGGTGGCGTCGGACACGCTGTTCTCGTGCGACACATTCATCGCGCCCGGGTGGAAGGCGGTGATCTGGTTGTCGTCGAGATCGGTCGTGATGAAGGCCTGCGCGGTGAAGGCGGTATCGATCCGTCGCACATGGGTGGCCGGAATGGCGAGCGATGCGAGGCGGTCCATGTAGGGGCCGGCGTCATGGCCGACCGTGGCCATGATGAGCGGCTCGCCGCCCAGCAGCTTCAGGTTGTAGGCAATATTGCCGGCACAGCCCCCGAATTCGCGCCGCATGTCCGGTACGAGGAAGGCCACGTTCAGGATGTGTATCTGGTCGGGCAGGATGTGTTGCTTGAAACGATCGGGAAACACCATGATCGTGTCGTAGGCAATGGAGCCGCAGATGAGGACGGACATGAAGGCAGACCGGTGGCGAAAGCCGCGAGTATACGGGCTTCCGCCGTCGTTTCAGCGTCGCGAGCGTGCGCTGCGCAGTGCTTCGGCATTGAGCACGGTGGCGCGCAGCCGGGCGGCGAAGGCGTCAACCACGCTGTCCCAGCCCAGCTGTTCGACGCTCGCGCGCGCGCGCTTCGCCATGCCGGCGCGCAGATCGTCATCGAGCCCGGCGCGCACCGCCTGCGCGATGAAGGTGTTTTCGTCGCCCGGCTGGGCAAGCAGCCCGTTGTGCTCCGGCACCACCAGTTCGGCCGCGGCCGCCTGCTTGTAGCTCACCACCGGCAGTCCGCTGGCCAGCGCTTCGGTCAGCACGTTGCCGAAGGTTTCGGTCAGGCTGCCGAACAGGAACAGATCCGCGCTGGCGTAATGGGTGGCCAGATCGTCGCCGCTGCGCATGCCTGCAAACAGGTGATGCGGATACTGCCGCGCCAGTGATTCACGTGCCGGGCCATCACCCACCCACAGCATGCGGGCCTGCGGCCGTTGCGCGCGCAGCGCCTCGAAGGCGCGCGCAACGAGGTCGAGATTCTTTTCCGGCGCCAGCCGGCTGACGAATGCCACCACCGGGTCGCGCTCGCCGACACCCCAGGCGGTGCGCAGTGCCGCGCTGCGCCGCTGCGGCGAAAACAGCCGCGTATCGACGCCGCGCGCCACCACTTCGACATTGCGGTAGCCGCAGTCGATCAGCTGCGTCTGCATGGCACGGGTCGGCACGAAGGTTTCGTGGCCCATGTTGTGAAAGCGGCGCAGGTAGGCGGAAATCGGGCGCTTGAGCCAGCGGATGCCGTAGTGCGCGCTGTAGGCGTCGAAATTGGTGCGGAAGTCGCTGGTCACCGGCAGCTTCAACTTGCGCGCGCCGGCCATGGCGGACCAGCCGAGCGGGCCTTCGGTGACCAGGTGCACCAGATCCGGCCGCTCGACCGCCCACAGCCGGGCCAGCTTCTGCTTCGCCGGCAGGCCGACGCGCAGCGTACCGTAGCGCGGGATGGGCATGCCGCGCGCCAGCACTTCATGCAGCGCGCCCGACTGCATCGCGGTATCGTCCGCATGCTGGCGCGGCCGGATCAGCTGGATGCGGTGGCCGCGCGCCAGCAGGCCGTCGAGCATGCGCTTGAGGCTCATCGCGACGCCATTGATTTCCGGCGGATAGGTTTCGGTCACCACGGCGATGCGCAGCGGCTCGTCTGCCGCGTGCAGTCGTTCCACGGTGAAGGCGAGTTCGTCGTCGGCGTCGTCCGGTCGCATTCGCGCAGTGTCGCGACCGGCCAATGCAGCAACATGACGGCGCGGTGACGCAACCATGACAGCCACTTGATGTCCACGTGCGCAACGAACACCGGCAGTCGAACAAAAGGGAAGACGAAAACTTCGATGTGGGCGACACTCCACTGCGCTGCAAAGGGCGCGCTGCCATCCTTTCTGTTCTGGCTTGCCCTGTGCGGCCAGGCGTCTGCCGCCGGTCTGGTGGCCGGATTGGTCACCGAAGCGCCGGCTGCGGTCCCGGTAGGAGACGATGCGCGGCTTGCGCAGCAACTCGCCCGCCATGCCGGACAGCCGCTGGTGATCAATTTCTGGGCCTCCTGGTGCGAGCCCTGCCGCGACGAAATGCCTGCGCTGGCGCGCCTTCCGGCCAGGCTGACTGGCACCGGTGTGGTCGTGCTGACCGTGGCGGTGGCCGACCGCGAAGCCGACGCGGCGCTGTTCATGCAGCGCGCGCAGCTTGCGCTGCCGGTGCTGCATGACCGCGACCAGCGCCTGAGCAGGCTGTGGGGCGCGCGTCTGCTGCCCTACACGGTGATTCTCGACCGGCAGCATCGCATCGTGGCGCGTGCTCAGGGCGTGATCGAATGGGAGGACGACGCGGTGCTGGATCGGCTGCGGCGTCTGCTGAAATAGCTGTTGAATCAATCGGAGTGTCATCATGGATCGTCGTCGTTTCATCCAGTCTTCCGCGTTGGCCGGCCTGTCCGGCATGCTGCCGCTGTCCGGCTCCGCCGCGCAGCCCGCCTTCAATCCGTCGCCGACTGCCGGCTGGCGCACTTTCGAGGTGACCACCGTCATCACGCCTGTCACGCGCGGCGAAGCGGCCACGGCGTGGATTCCGCTGCCGTCGATCGACAATCCGGAATGGATCAGGCCGCTGGCCAGTGACTGGCAGGGCAACGCAGCGCGCGCCGGCATCGCGGAAGACACCGTGTATGGCACCAAGATGCTGGTGGCGCAGTGGCGCGCCGGTCAGGAGGCACCGGTGATCGAACTGGTGAACCGCTTCGCCACACGCGACCGCGCGGTCGATTTGACCCAGCCGGGCGCCGTCGCGCCACTCGACGCACCGTCGCACAAGCTCTTCACGCAGGCCACCGAGCTGCTGCCGACCGATGGCGTCGTGCGCGACACCGCGCTGAAGATCACCCAGGGTGCAGGCACCGATCTGGAACGCGCGCGGGCGATCTACGAGTGGATCTGCGACAACACCGAACGCAACCCGAAAACCCGCGGCTGCGGTCTGGGCG
The sequence above is a segment of the Methyloversatilis sp. RAC08 genome. Coding sequences within it:
- a CDS encoding TlpA family protein disulfide reductase — encoded protein: MWATLHCAAKGALPSFLFWLALCGQASAAGLVAGLVTEAPAAVPVGDDARLAQQLARHAGQPLVINFWASWCEPCRDEMPALARLPARLTGTGVVVLTVAVADREADAALFMQRAQLALPVLHDRDQRLSRLWGARLLPYTVILDRQHRIVARAQGVIEWEDDAVLDRLRRLLK
- a CDS encoding glycosyltransferase family 4 protein, with amino-acid sequence MRPDDADDELAFTVERLHAADEPLRIAVVTETYPPEINGVAMSLKRMLDGLLARGHRIQLIRPRQHADDTAMQSGALHEVLARGMPIPRYGTLRVGLPAKQKLARLWAVERPDLVHLVTEGPLGWSAMAGARKLKLPVTSDFRTNFDAYSAHYGIRWLKRPISAYLRRFHNMGHETFVPTRAMQTQLIDCGYRNVEVVARGVDTRLFSPQRRSAALRTAWGVGERDPVVAFVSRLAPEKNLDLVARAFEALRAQRPQARMLWVGDGPARESLARQYPHHLFAGMRSGDDLATHYASADLFLFGSLTETFGNVLTEALASGLPVVSYKQAAAAELVVPEHNGLLAQPGDENTFIAQAVRAGLDDDLRAGMAKRARASVEQLGWDSVVDAFAARLRATVLNAEALRSARSRR
- a CDS encoding transglutaminase-like domain-containing protein, producing the protein MDRRRFIQSSALAGLSGMLPLSGSAAQPAFNPSPTAGWRTFEVTTVITPVTRGEAATAWIPLPSIDNPEWIRPLASDWQGNAARAGIAEDTVYGTKMLVAQWRAGQEAPVIELVNRFATRDRAVDLTQPGAVAPLDAPSHKLFTQATELLPTDGVVRDTALKITQGAGTDLERARAIYEWICDNTERNPKTRGCGLGDIRSMLESGNLSGKCADLNALFVGLARAAGLPARDVYGVRVADSKFGYKSLGKAGDITKAQHCRAEVWLAGFGWVPVDPADVRKVVLEERPGLTLKDDVVVAARKALFGSWEMNWLAYNVAHDLKLPEATGPAIPFLMYPQLETAAGRADSLDAPSFVYTLSSKEVTA